A region of Malaciobacter marinus DNA encodes the following proteins:
- a CDS encoding acyl-CoA dehydrogenase domain-containing protein: protein METLFFIIILMIFGFYSYPAILWLLFIAIYSVIFYDVGVYFWIVFITFSIFILNEKIRQNFIIIPILKYLKSNEINFKIFKNIFYFNEHTFLTNTFKSYKEKKLTKEENDFLRNDVEKLFIFENNRYIDFIKNKKLFALCIPKEYAGLGFSFFSYLKIIEKFAFHCSSLNINDILINSINSSKILLKYGTKKQKEYYLPKIAKEEEIIEFIFTKTNFKGEVFKDAKEELKIKLEFNFKNYNNISTLIIVAFDLYDPKHLILKNTNLVTTFALINIETIKNTNSSENLTINYKDIIGEPSHTQNQKSFIKSLLFYKKASFLSLCIGQSKSNLKLINSYTSLKDEYEVSKKEIKEIEEKIAQIVSFNYLSTNLRNYFFSINKDDSNIDFFNHIINYHISKNFKKIAFITIDILDSNKFQKIKKRVYEFIEYSNNLDKSSFDFEHIFIKNKSIVIIDKTLQNYISSSINLNIKSFIFFLTRGYFIKVDKELKRHKKNLIWVSTNFNALLNFSSLLSKKRKKIINEKLIDIFSWIHLLKLIIKKNEDNQNSNYKFLVDYICQYGFYQIQKEKENIFQEIPTFKILLPFIRLNPYALKPNNKINTKIIKFIKNKENLDEICASLSFLKDNNKTIFFELDEALKLQNECEDLHERIKYAIKHKTLKKTHFSETIKQANKTGVITKKEYEKLDFAYKKRLNLFT from the coding sequence GTGGAAACACTTTTTTTTATAATTATACTTATGATTTTTGGTTTTTACTCTTATCCTGCAATTTTGTGGCTTTTATTTATAGCTATATATTCAGTTATTTTTTATGATGTAGGAGTTTATTTTTGGATAGTATTCATTACTTTTTCAATATTTATTTTAAATGAAAAGATTAGACAAAACTTTATAATAATTCCTATTTTAAAATATTTAAAATCAAATGAAATAAATTTTAAAATATTTAAAAATATTTTTTATTTTAATGAACATACTTTTTTAACTAATACTTTTAAAAGCTACAAAGAAAAGAAGCTCACAAAAGAAGAAAATGATTTTTTAAGAAATGATGTCGAGAAACTTTTCATATTTGAAAATAATAGATATATAGATTTTATTAAAAATAAAAAACTCTTTGCTTTATGTATTCCTAAAGAGTATGCTGGCTTAGGTTTTAGTTTTTTTTCATATTTAAAAATAATTGAAAAATTTGCTTTTCATTGTTCTTCTTTAAATATAAATGACATTTTAATAAACTCTATAAACTCAAGTAAAATTCTATTAAAATATGGAACAAAAAAACAAAAAGAGTATTATCTTCCTAAAATAGCAAAAGAAGAGGAGATAATTGAATTTATCTTTACAAAAACTAATTTTAAAGGTGAAGTATTTAAAGATGCAAAAGAAGAGCTAAAAATCAAATTGGAATTTAACTTCAAAAATTATAATAATATATCAACTTTAATAATAGTTGCTTTTGATTTATATGATCCAAAACACCTAATATTAAAGAATACAAATCTTGTTACTACATTTGCATTAATAAATATAGAAACTATAAAAAATACAAATAGTTCTGAAAATTTAACAATAAACTATAAAGATATTATAGGAGAGCCTTCTCATACACAAAACCAAAAAAGTTTTATTAAATCATTGCTTTTTTATAAAAAAGCTTCTTTCTTAAGTTTATGTATAGGCCAAAGTAAATCAAATTTAAAACTTATTAATTCATATACTAGCTTGAAAGATGAGTATGAAGTAAGTAAAAAAGAGATTAAAGAGATTGAAGAAAAAATTGCGCAAATTGTATCTTTTAATTATTTATCAACTAATTTAAGAAATTACTTTTTTTCTATTAATAAAGATGATTCAAATATTGATTTTTTTAATCATATTATAAATTATCATATTTCAAAAAACTTTAAAAAAATTGCCTTTATTACAATAGATATTTTAGATAGTAATAAATTTCAAAAAATCAAAAAAAGAGTTTATGAATTTATAGAGTATTCAAATAACTTAGATAAAAGTAGTTTTGACTTTGAGCATATTTTTATAAAAAATAAAAGTATAGTAATTATAGATAAAACTTTACAAAATTATATCTCTTCAAGTATCAATCTAAATATTAAATCTTTTATATTTTTTTTAACAAGAGGATATTTTATAAAAGTAGATAAAGAATTAAAACGCCATAAAAAAAATTTGATTTGGGTAAGTACAAATTTTAATGCTTTATTAAATTTCAGTTCATTACTTAGTAAAAAAAGAAAAAAAATAATCAATGAAAAACTTATAGATATTTTTTCTTGGATACATTTACTTAAATTAATAATTAAAAAGAATGAAGATAATCAAAATAGTAATTATAAATTTTTAGTAGATTATATTTGCCAATATGGTTTTTATCAAATTCAAAAAGAAAAAGAGAATATTTTTCAAGAAATCCCAACTTTTAAGATTTTACTTCCTTTTATTAGGTTAAATCCATATGCACTAAAACCAAATAATAAAATTAATACAAAAATAATCAAATTTATTAAAAATAAAGAAAACTTAGATGAAATTTGTGCTTCATTATCTTTTTTAAAAGATAATAATAAAACTATATTTTTTGAATTAGATGAAGCCTTAAAATTACAAAATGAATGTGAAGATTTACATGAAAGAATAAAATATGCCATTAAGCATAAGACATTAAAAAAAACTCATTTTTCTGAAACAATAAAGCAAGCTAATAAAACTGGAGTAATTACAAAAAAAGAGTATGAAAAATTGGACTTTGCATATAAAAAAAGATTAAATTTATTTACTTGA
- a CDS encoding bifunctional aconitate hydratase 2/2-methylisocitrate dehydratase — protein MSLIAEYKAHTEERLNEGNLPPLALTAEQTAQLVELLKADSVEEADYLLDLFKNRINPGVDDAAYVKAAFLNDVVKGNVSCSVISKHEAIEILGKMMGGFNVSPLVEALKNDEVADAAAEQLKNTILVYDAFNDVKELMDAGNEKAKEIIESWANAEWFTNKPALEKEIKLTVYKIPGETNTDDLSPATVAFTRSDIPLHATAMLQSKMEKPLETMEELKQKGNPLAYVGDVVGTGSSRKSGINSVQWHMGRDIPGVPNKRTGGVVIGSIIAPIFFNTAEDSGCLPIEAPVDNLETGDEIVVKPYDGVIEKDGKVVSEFKLAPNTLTDEVRAGGRIPLIIGKGLTAKAREALGLGAFDMFLAPEQPKDNGKGFTQAQKMVGRACGIEGVKPGMYVEPIATTVGSQDTTGPMTRDEIKELAALSFGADMLMQSFCHTAAYPKPADIKLRHTLPDFINSRGGVTLRPGDGVIHSWLNRLCLPDTVGTGGDSHTRFPIGMSFPAGSGLVAFAGVTGMMPLTMPESVLVKFKGEMQPGITLRDLVNAIPYQAIEDGLLTVEKKGKKNIFAGKIIEIQGLPQLKVEQAFEISDASAERSAAACSVQLDKEPIIEYLSSNIALIEKMIEEGYEDARTLQRRADKMKEWIANPELLQPDADAEYAATIEIDLDKITEPVLACPNDPDDVATLSEILADPKRPTEKIDEVFVGSCMTNIGLFRALGEVLKGEGEVPGKLWVAPPTKMDEAQLTEEGYYSIFAAAGARIEMPGCSLCMGNQAQVSEGAVVFSTSTRNFDNRLGKNSKVYLGSAEVAALAALLGRLPSKEEYLNMVPKKITAEKRDSIYKYLNFHEVSDTELTNLVH, from the coding sequence ATGAGTTTAATTGCTGAATATAAAGCACACACAGAAGAAAGACTTAATGAAGGGAATCTTCCTCCATTAGCTTTAACTGCTGAACAAACTGCACAGTTAGTAGAGTTGTTAAAAGCAGACTCAGTTGAAGAAGCAGATTATTTATTAGATCTATTTAAAAACAGAATCAACCCAGGTGTTGATGATGCTGCATATGTAAAAGCTGCATTTTTAAATGATGTAGTTAAAGGAAATGTGTCATGTTCTGTAATTTCAAAGCATGAAGCTATTGAAATTTTAGGAAAAATGATGGGTGGATTTAATGTTTCTCCACTAGTTGAAGCATTAAAAAATGATGAAGTAGCAGACGCTGCTGCTGAGCAATTAAAAAATACAATATTAGTATATGATGCATTTAATGATGTAAAAGAATTAATGGATGCAGGAAATGAAAAAGCAAAAGAAATAATTGAATCTTGGGCAAATGCAGAGTGGTTTACAAATAAACCTGCCTTAGAAAAAGAAATTAAATTAACTGTTTATAAAATTCCTGGTGAAACAAATACAGATGATTTATCTCCTGCAACTGTTGCATTTACTAGATCTGATATACCACTACACGCAACTGCGATGTTACAATCAAAAATGGAAAAGCCACTTGAAACTATGGAAGAGTTGAAACAAAAAGGTAATCCATTAGCTTATGTTGGTGATGTAGTAGGAACAGGTAGTTCAAGAAAATCAGGTATTAACTCTGTTCAATGGCATATGGGTAGAGATATACCAGGTGTTCCAAATAAAAGAACAGGTGGTGTTGTAATTGGTTCTATTATTGCTCCAATTTTCTTTAACACAGCAGAAGATTCAGGATGTTTACCAATTGAAGCTCCAGTTGATAATTTAGAAACTGGTGATGAAATTGTTGTAAAACCATATGATGGTGTAATCGAAAAAGATGGTAAAGTAGTATCAGAGTTTAAACTTGCTCCAAATACATTAACAGATGAAGTAAGAGCAGGTGGTAGAATTCCTTTAATCATTGGAAAAGGACTTACAGCTAAAGCTAGAGAAGCATTAGGTTTAGGTGCATTTGATATGTTCTTAGCTCCTGAGCAACCAAAAGATAATGGAAAAGGATTTACACAAGCACAAAAAATGGTAGGAAGAGCTTGTGGAATTGAAGGTGTTAAACCTGGTATGTATGTAGAGCCAATAGCTACAACTGTAGGTTCTCAAGATACTACTGGACCTATGACAAGAGATGAAATTAAAGAGCTTGCTGCATTAAGTTTTGGTGCAGATATGCTTATGCAATCATTCTGTCATACAGCTGCTTATCCAAAGCCAGCTGATATTAAATTAAGACATACATTACCTGATTTTATTAATTCAAGAGGTGGTGTTACATTAAGACCAGGTGATGGTGTTATTCACTCATGGTTAAATAGACTTTGTTTACCAGATACTGTTGGTACTGGTGGAGATTCTCACACAAGATTCCCTATTGGTATGTCATTTCCAGCTGGTTCTGGGCTTGTTGCATTTGCAGGTGTAACTGGTATGATGCCACTTACTATGCCAGAATCTGTTCTTGTAAAATTCAAAGGTGAAATGCAACCTGGAATTACACTAAGAGATTTAGTAAATGCAATCCCTTACCAAGCAATTGAAGATGGTTTATTAACTGTTGAGAAAAAAGGTAAGAAAAATATTTTTGCTGGTAAAATTATTGAAATTCAAGGTTTACCTCAATTAAAAGTTGAACAAGCATTTGAAATTTCTGATGCATCAGCAGAAAGAAGTGCAGCAGCTTGTTCTGTTCAATTAGATAAAGAGCCAATTATTGAGTACTTATCTTCAAACATTGCATTAATTGAAAAAATGATTGAAGAGGGTTACGAAGATGCTAGAACTTTACAAAGAAGAGCAGATAAAATGAAAGAATGGATTGCAAATCCAGAATTATTACAACCAGATGCAGATGCAGAATATGCAGCAACTATCGAAATCGATTTAGATAAAATTACTGAACCAGTTTTAGCTTGTCCAAATGATCCAGATGATGTTGCAACATTAAGTGAAATATTAGCAGACCCAAAAAGACCAACAGAGAAAATTGATGAAGTATTTGTAGGTTCTTGTATGACTAATATTGGACTATTTAGAGCTTTAGGTGAAGTACTTAAAGGTGAGGGTGAAGTTCCAGGTAAATTGTGGGTTGCGCCTCCAACAAAAATGGATGAAGCTCAATTAACAGAAGAGGGTTATTATTCAATTTTTGCAGCAGCTGGTGCAAGAATTGAAATGCCTGGTTGTTCATTATGTATGGGTAACCAAGCACAAGTTAGTGAAGGTGCTGTTGTATTCTCAACTAGTACAAGAAACTTCGATAATAGACTTGGTAAAAATTCAAAAGTATATTTAGGTTCAGCTGAAGTTGCAGCACTTGCAGCACTTCTTGGAAGACTTCCAAGTAAAGAAGAGTATTTAAATATGGTTCCTAAAAAAATTACTGCTGAAAAAAGAGATAGTATTTACAAATATTTAAATTTCCATGAAGTAAGTGATACTGAGTTAACTAATTTAGTACATTAA
- a CDS encoding nickel-dependent hydrogenase large subunit codes for MKTVDIIERIEGEAKLVCSWENSRISDARIEFLNFRGFEYILKDKPALDTLIYTPRICGICGQAHLKATVEALENIYTNINEPLEVTNKAKLLREIGLNIEIIDSHIKWFYMFIMPDIAKLSSDIKYEKYKAIKGSQWLNASKITSEIIKSLAIIGGQWPHTSYMVPGGVMSDPTLLDLTSMQNYLDQAVIFFENSLTGVDIIDYLSFDNIDSLEKLDYALKDFKNISFENELEKIGKSYDSHIVLASSSLFESAKIKTKNKHKIDINKVKEENINSFKVNSTKKDNEYTWSKTALYNNEFYETGPLSRALVSNRSFIKSIHKEYKDSVFTRVFARMDEFAHLLIKTKDLISKIDISQESYIKPKYSYSEIEHASSISTVEAARGSLYHKIIMEKGIIKSYDVITPTVWNLGPGINAKLGVAQKAIIGVDSLEKAQIILRSFDVCSVCTTH; via the coding sequence ATGAAAACAGTTGATATAATCGAAAGAATTGAAGGCGAAGCCAAATTAGTTTGTTCTTGGGAAAATAGTCGTATAAGTGATGCAAGAATAGAGTTTTTAAATTTTAGAGGTTTTGAATATATTTTAAAAGATAAACCTGCACTTGACACTTTGATTTACACTCCTAGAATTTGTGGAATTTGTGGACAAGCACATCTAAAAGCAACTGTTGAAGCTTTAGAGAATATATATACAAATATTAATGAACCTTTAGAAGTTACAAATAAAGCAAAACTTTTAAGAGAAATAGGTTTAAATATTGAAATAATTGATTCTCATATAAAATGGTTTTATATGTTTATTATGCCAGATATTGCGAAATTATCTTCTGATATAAAATATGAAAAATATAAAGCAATTAAAGGTAGTCAATGGCTTAATGCTTCAAAAATTACAAGTGAAATTATAAAGTCATTAGCAATTATAGGTGGTCAATGGCCACATACTTCATATATGGTTCCTGGTGGAGTCATGAGTGATCCTACACTTCTTGATTTAACTTCAATGCAAAACTATTTAGATCAAGCAGTAATATTTTTTGAAAATAGTTTAACCGGAGTTGATATTATTGATTACCTTTCATTTGATAATATAGACTCTTTAGAAAAATTGGATTATGCACTTAAAGATTTTAAAAATATAAGTTTTGAAAATGAACTTGAAAAAATTGGTAAAAGTTATGATTCTCATATAGTATTAGCTTCAAGCTCTTTATTTGAAAGTGCTAAGATAAAAACAAAAAATAAACATAAAATTGATATAAATAAAGTAAAAGAAGAAAATATCAATAGTTTTAAAGTAAACAGTACTAAAAAAGATAATGAATATACTTGGTCAAAAACTGCACTTTATAATAATGAATTTTATGAAACAGGACCTTTATCAAGAGCATTAGTTTCAAATAGAAGTTTTATAAAATCAATTCATAAAGAGTATAAAGATTCTGTATTTACAAGAGTCTTTGCAAGAATGGACGAGTTTGCCCATCTTTTAATAAAAACAAAGGATTTAATCTCAAAAATTGATATATCCCAAGAGTCTTATATAAAACCTAAATACTCTTATAGTGAAATAGAACATGCAAGTTCAATTAGTACTGTTGAAGCAGCAAGAGGATCTTTGTATCATAAAATAATTATGGAAAAAGGTATTATAAAATCTTATGATGTAATTACACCTACTGTGTGGAATTTAGGTCCAGGAATAAATGCAAAACTTGGAGTTGCACAAAAAGCAATAATTGGAGTTGATTCTTTAGAAAAAGCACAAATTATACTTAGAAGTTTTGATGTTTGTTCTGTTTGCACAACACATTAG
- a CDS encoding Ni/Fe hydrogenase has protein sequence MTRHKPKIVWLQAITCNGNTHSLLSSNSSRFELFLNSFDLFYHPSLTTDTSLDDVINLENIDFLLIEGAITSSSDYFTISDNNILDLLIKLANKASYIISVGSCASFGGIHAKFDEDKSIKGVPDYLNNLELNNLKQKIINLTGCPVHPEWILQTLFTLKNNKTILLDDKQRPKEIYYGLAHHGCTRNEYFEWKVEAKSFGVKEGCLFYEQGCRGPMTHSNCNRVLWNDVNTKTRAGMPCIGCTEFDFPRENMLETKKNIGIPTQVPLGINKRAYLTITGVAKTFKIDRLNNKLINKEEYENS, from the coding sequence GTGACAAGACATAAACCTAAGATTGTTTGGCTTCAAGCAATTACTTGTAATGGGAATACTCATTCTTTATTAAGTTCAAACTCTTCTAGATTTGAACTTTTTTTAAATAGTTTTGATTTATTTTATCATCCTTCTTTAACTACAGACACATCATTAGATGATGTAATTAATCTTGAAAATATAGACTTCTTATTAATTGAAGGAGCTATTACTTCAAGTAGTGATTATTTTACAATCTCAGATAATAATATTTTAGATTTATTAATAAAATTAGCGAATAAAGCATCTTATATAATTAGTGTAGGTTCATGTGCATCATTTGGTGGGATTCATGCGAAATTTGATGAAGACAAAAGTATAAAAGGAGTTCCAGATTATTTAAATAATTTAGAACTAAATAATTTAAAACAAAAAATTATAAATCTTACAGGTTGTCCTGTTCATCCAGAATGGATTTTACAGACATTATTTACTCTTAAAAATAATAAAACAATACTTTTAGATGATAAACAACGTCCAAAAGAGATATATTATGGTCTTGCACACCATGGATGTACAAGAAATGAATACTTTGAATGGAAAGTTGAAGCAAAAAGTTTTGGAGTAAAAGAGGGCTGTCTTTTTTATGAACAAGGATGTAGAGGACCAATGACACATAGTAATTGTAATAGGGTTTTATGGAACGATGTAAATACAAAAACAAGAGCTGGAATGCCTTGTATTGGTTGTACAGAGTTTGATTTTCCAAGAGAAAATATGTTAGAGACTAAAAAAAATATTGGTATACCAACGCAAGTTCCTTTAGGTATAAATAAAAGAGCATATTTAACAATTACAGGAGTTGCAAAAACTTTTAAAATTGATAGATTAAATAATAAGTTAATAAATAAAGAAGAATATGAAAACAGTTGA
- a CDS encoding TetR/AcrR family transcriptional regulator, with amino-acid sequence MSAKEVKKNSIIQNALKLFSTKGFYNTTIPDIAKSMQMSVGNMYNYFASKEELAKYAIKYSTNILAKQLRTINHMDISCKEKIFLFTREYLENVKDSPEVIEYFLRVYLSNREVFAQGCEGFLCVSEFVTEVMILLDEGAEKNELRQQEFFSAFSMVMGCLGGFAFLSGEKVLDKDLLEYSDSVAENIYRALKSDKT; translated from the coding sequence TTGTCTGCAAAAGAAGTTAAAAAAAATAGTATAATTCAAAATGCGTTAAAACTTTTTTCAACAAAAGGTTTTTATAATACAACTATCCCTGATATCGCAAAATCAATGCAAATGAGTGTTGGTAATATGTATAATTATTTTGCCTCTAAAGAAGAATTGGCAAAATATGCCATTAAGTACTCAACTAATATTTTAGCAAAACAGTTAAGAACTATAAATCATATGGATATTTCTTGTAAAGAGAAAATTTTTCTATTTACAAGAGAATATTTAGAAAATGTAAAAGACTCTCCTGAAGTAATAGAGTATTTTTTGAGAGTTTATCTTTCAAATAGAGAAGTTTTTGCACAAGGTTGTGAGGGCTTTTTATGCGTAAGTGAGTTTGTAACTGAGGTTATGATACTTCTTGATGAAGGTGCTGAAAAAAATGAGTTAAGACAACAAGAATTTTTCTCTGCCTTTTCTATGGTTATGGGATGTTTAGGTGGTTTTGCTTTTTTAAGTGGAGAAAAGGTTTTAGATAAAGATCTTTTAGAATATTCAGATAGTGTAGCTGAAAATATATATAGAGCATTAAAAAGTGACAAGACATAA